The sequence below is a genomic window from Desulfobulbus oligotrophicus.
GTTCCGGCTGGACGCCAAGGTGGCCGATCAGCCGTCACGGTTTGGCTTCGAGCTGCTGATCGACGAGATCATTTACGAGTTCAGCTTCGCGGTGACCCGCAAGGCGGTTCTGGAAGAGAAGCTGGTGGCCATAACCAGTACCAGTGAAAAGGTGCTCTACCACCGTCGGGACGGAAAGCCCAACTTCGATGATTCCCTGGCCAAGGACCAGTTCCTCCAGTTCGCCTTCAAAGGGACCCGGGACAACCAACTCTTTCTGACCAACTCGGTCTCCCAGAAGGTCGACAATTTCCGGCCGGTCTACGACTGGTTCAAGGACACGCTCGAGCTGGTCGCGCCCGATTCTCGCTTCGAACCTTTCGAGCAGTTCCTCGACGAGGGGCATCCGCTCTATTCGACCATGAACGAGATGCTGCCGCAGCTCGACACCGGCATCGCGCACCTGGGTGGCGAGGAGATCCCTTTCGAGAACATTCCGCTGCCCGAGCCACTGAAGACCAAGCTGCAGGAAGACGTCAAGGAAGGCATGACCGTTCGTCTGCTGACCGAGCCGATCAACGAGCGATTTGTGGTGACCCGCAAAGGTGGTGAACTGATCGCCAAGAAGCTGGTGACCTACCATCCGAAGGCGGACGGCACGGAAGCCAAGTTCGAGATCCGTCAGGAGTCGGACGGCTCACAGCGGGTAATCGATCTGCTGCCCGCGTTTCTTGAGCTGTCGGCCCAGGTCTCAAAGAAGGTCTACGTGATCGACGAGGTCGACCGTAGCCTGCACACGCTGCTGACACGCAGATTGCTCGAAGCGTACCTCGCCAATTGCTCCACGGAAACCAGAACGCAGTTGCTGTTGACCACCCATGACGTGCTGCTCATGGATCAGCAACTCCTGCGCCGTGACGAGATGTGGGTCGCCGAAAGAGATGCCACCGGAGCTTCGAATCTGCTCTCCTTCAGCGAGTACAAGGATGTCCGATACGACAAGGACATCCGCAAGAGCTACCTGCAGGGGCGACTGGGTGGAATTCCCCGGATTCTCTTGGGAGGCGCTTTGACCAATCCCTGCCTCACCGAGGAAAGTGAGGGGGATGACTGATGCCACCGAAGAGACGCAGATTCCAGAGACCCCTCGGCGAGCGTCGCTACCGCAAACTGTTCGTGATCGCGGTGGAAGGCGTGAAGACCGAGCCGCAGTATTTCAACATCTTCAATGACCAACAGTCGGTGATCCGGGTGAACTGCCTCAAAGGCAGTCATGATAGTTCTCCTCCGCAGGTGCTGAAGCGGATGGAGGACCATCTCCGGCAGGAGGAACTGAGATCCTCCGACGAAGCCTGGCTCGTGGTGGACAAGGATCAGTGGACCGACGAACAGTTGGACCAACTTCATGCCTGGGCTCGGGCACGCGACAATTACGGCTTCGCCCTCAGCAACCCCAAGTTCGAATACTGGTTGCTGCTTCATTTCGAGGACGGCACCGGCATCGCATCGTCACGGGATTGCAGCGACCGGCTTAAGCGGCATCTTCCCGGTTACGACAAGGGGATCGACGCACGCAAGATCACCCGCGACCGAATCGATGAGGCCATCCGCCGCGCCAGGCTGCGCGACAATCCTCCCTGTGCCGACTGGCCACGAGCCCTTGGCGGCACCACGGTTTACAAGCTGGTCGAAAACATTCTCCAGGTCTGAACCTCAACCAATTCGATCCCCAATCATCCAGGACGCTCTCGGGCGTCCTTTTCTTTTGCGGTGGTGCGGTGATCACCGCTGTCCCTTGCGGTGGATGACCACCGCACGCCAAACCCTTGCCAGACAAGGCTTTCATGGCCTTTGCGGTGGTTGCGGTGGTAAATCCAGAGGTCTCACCCCCTATGGGCTGAAATATTTTTTCTACCTACCAACCCGACATCCCACGCCAGGGAAATTCCGGCCCAGCGTGAGAGACATTCCCCAAATACCACCGCAACCACCGCACTCTATCTTCTCTTTCTTCATAACTATCTAAAACTAAATAACAAACAAAGAACTACCCTCCTGCGGTGGGACAAGAAAACCTTCCACCGCACGACCACCGCAACCACCGCACATATCCACCGCAGCGGGTGGTCACCGACGGTTTCAGGGCAGCTCCGGTAAGTAACGGGAAAAGCGATTAACCCGTATTTCTGGAGCCTGAAACCATGAGCCTTCTGAAAACCATGATCAAGCACACCGCCGGAGGGCAGGAAGCCTCGGCCGGATGTGAAACCCCATTATTACCACCGCAACCACCGCAGCCCGCCATCTATGTCTCCACCGGGCTCGACATCCACGAGATCGAAGACGCCCGCGACTGGCCTGAAGACATGGAGATCGACGGCACGCTGTGTCGCCGTCTGTCGCCTGAATACTTTGCCTGGCTACGTTCCCGCATGGTCACCGCCCAAACCGCGCACAAGGCCGGAAAGCTCCCCGAGGATGCCTGGAATACGCTGCGGCAGCGATTCAACGCCATGCAGGAACTGTCCATCCGGGAGTTCGG
It includes:
- a CDS encoding AAA family ATPase; this translates as MIVSFSLENWMSFRNQVTFSMVASRERQHGDRVPKLGKYQTRVLPVAAIYGGNASGKTNFFKALSFAKALVVKGTQPDSLIPVEPFRLDAKVADQPSRFGFELLIDEIIYEFSFAVTRKAVLEEKLVAITSTSEKVLYHRRDGKPNFDDSLAKDQFLQFAFKGTRDNQLFLTNSVSQKVDNFRPVYDWFKDTLELVAPDSRFEPFEQFLDEGHPLYSTMNEMLPQLDTGIAHLGGEEIPFENIPLPEPLKTKLQEDVKEGMTVRLLTEPINERFVVTRKGGELIAKKLVTYHPKADGTEAKFEIRQESDGSQRVIDLLPAFLELSAQVSKKVYVIDEVDRSLHTLLTRRLLEAYLANCSTETRTQLLLTTHDVLLMDQQLLRRDEMWVAERDATGASNLLSFSEYKDVRYDKDIRKSYLQGRLGGIPRILLGGALTNPCLTEESEGDD
- a CDS encoding RloB family protein, producing MPPKRRRFQRPLGERRYRKLFVIAVEGVKTEPQYFNIFNDQQSVIRVNCLKGSHDSSPPQVLKRMEDHLRQEELRSSDEAWLVVDKDQWTDEQLDQLHAWARARDNYGFALSNPKFEYWLLLHFEDGTGIASSRDCSDRLKRHLPGYDKGIDARKITRDRIDEAIRRARLRDNPPCADWPRALGGTTVYKLVENILQV